The following proteins come from a genomic window of Iamia sp. SCSIO 61187:
- a CDS encoding RDD family protein produces MGRRLWSRAIDIALGLLILYIVSRIVPEPRLLARLVLMMGAMTAYEALFTIHLRATPGKLATGLRVAELDRVRVEPTTAWTRGVVTTIGSLAVILTLPALGLMTRDVAGLTFGGTVVLIAGGYALTVLTFPSRRGIADRIAGTIVVPFEAPEVITSAAVAAEDQASKPQPLTAWGPVATVDARRRARSARLDDAPLLVLALVAVTVAWTFDAAPVAIALAVVFAVLFVLDEAVRIGRDGGTAGHRKEGLAVLDEATGEPPGRAAALARAVTLAVFWLFPPLLVVLALWVQLSPTGRGPHDLVAGTVVVEVPGGAG; encoded by the coding sequence ATCGGGCGCCGGCTGTGGTCCCGGGCCATCGACATCGCCCTGGGCCTCCTCATCCTCTACATCGTCTCCCGGATCGTGCCCGAGCCCCGGCTCCTGGCCCGTCTGGTGCTGATGATGGGCGCCATGACGGCCTACGAGGCCCTGTTCACCATCCACCTGCGGGCCACGCCCGGGAAGCTGGCGACCGGGCTGCGGGTCGCCGAGCTCGACCGGGTCCGGGTCGAGCCGACGACGGCGTGGACCCGAGGCGTGGTCACCACCATCGGCAGCCTGGCCGTGATCCTCACCCTGCCGGCCCTCGGCCTGATGACCCGCGACGTCGCCGGCCTCACCTTCGGCGGCACCGTGGTCCTGATCGCCGGCGGCTACGCCCTCACCGTGCTGACCTTCCCGTCGCGGCGGGGCATCGCCGACCGCATCGCCGGCACCATCGTCGTCCCCTTCGAGGCCCCGGAGGTCATCACCTCGGCGGCGGTGGCGGCCGAGGACCAGGCGTCGAAGCCGCAGCCGCTCACGGCCTGGGGGCCGGTGGCCACCGTCGACGCCCGCCGGCGGGCCCGGTCGGCGCGGCTCGACGACGCCCCGCTCCTCGTCCTCGCCCTGGTCGCGGTGACGGTGGCCTGGACCTTCGACGCCGCCCCGGTCGCCATCGCCCTCGCCGTCGTGTTCGCGGTGCTGTTCGTCCTCGACGAGGCGGTCCGCATCGGCCGCGACGGCGGGACCGCCGGGCACCGCAAGGAGGGGCTGGCCGTGCTCGACGAGGCCACGGGCGAGCCCCCGGGGCGGGCGGCGGCGTTGGCCCGGGCGGTGACCCTCGCCGTGTTCTGGCTGTTCCCCCCGTTGCTGGTCGTCCTCGCCCTCTGGGTCCAGCTGTCGCCGACCGGGCGGGGCCCCCACGACCTGGTGGCCGGCACGGTCGTGGTCGAGGTCCCGGGAGGTGCCGGCTGA
- a CDS encoding rhomboid family intramembrane serine protease, with protein MAVPLRDDSPRRHVPWVVLALIGVNIAVFLLLQPASLQRGEADAGTLTEASERDLVEHFAAWGAVPCEIRSLESRSDGAVCTEDADRPIIDRKPVPASIVTAMFLHGSLAHLAVNMLFLWVFGAAVEDRFGPGPFLGLYLVGGIIGTLTFVAFNTGSAAPLVGASGAVSAAMGAYLLIGARRRILAFVAPLPLIAVTLPAWALLGPYLVSQLVTPDDAAVAWQAHVGGMVAGFVIAVGLRFFIPEAGLTRRARRQRAAAPTPVDPATWTLPDRPPVEA; from the coding sequence ATGGCCGTCCCCCTGCGCGACGACAGCCCCCGCCGGCACGTGCCCTGGGTGGTGCTGGCCCTGATCGGGGTGAACATCGCCGTGTTCCTCCTCCTCCAGCCGGCCAGCCTCCAGCGGGGCGAGGCCGACGCCGGGACGCTCACCGAGGCGTCGGAGCGGGACCTCGTCGAGCACTTCGCCGCCTGGGGGGCGGTGCCGTGCGAGATCCGCAGCCTCGAGTCCCGCAGCGACGGCGCCGTCTGCACCGAGGACGCCGACCGCCCGATCATCGACCGCAAGCCCGTCCCCGCCTCGATCGTCACCGCCATGTTCCTGCACGGGAGCCTGGCCCACCTGGCGGTGAACATGCTCTTCCTCTGGGTGTTCGGCGCCGCCGTCGAGGACCGCTTCGGCCCCGGGCCGTTCCTCGGCCTCTACCTGGTCGGGGGGATCATCGGGACCCTGACGTTCGTGGCGTTCAACACCGGCTCGGCCGCACCCCTCGTCGGCGCGTCCGGGGCCGTGTCGGCGGCCATGGGCGCCTACCTGCTGATCGGCGCGCGCCGGCGCATCCTCGCCTTCGTCGCGCCCCTCCCCCTCATCGCCGTCACCCTGCCGGCGTGGGCCCTGCTCGGCCCCTACCTCGTCAGCCAGCTGGTCACGCCCGACGACGCCGCGGTGGCGTGGCAGGCCCACGTGGGCGGCATGGTGGCCGGCTTCGTGATCGCCGTGGGGCTCCGCTTCTTCATCCCCGAGGCCGGCCTCACCCGGCGGGCCCGCCGTCAGCGCGCCGCCGCCCCGACCCCGGTGGACCCAGCCACCTGGACCCTCCCCGACCGCCCCCCGGTCGAGGCCTGA
- a CDS encoding GNAT family N-acetyltransferase, whose amino-acid sequence MRPATAADVPVLREVERRAGRAFADAGLPEVAAAEPPSVEALEGHAADGRCAVAVDDDERPVGYVIVDRVDACAHVEQVSVDPDHQGQGIGRALMAWAEEWARADGRQGVTLTTFRDVPWNAPLYERLGYRVLPADEVGPGLMTVVSDEAAQGLDPAARVCMHKDLSPAPS is encoded by the coding sequence GTGCGCCCCGCGACCGCGGCCGACGTCCCCGTCCTGCGGGAGGTGGAGCGGCGGGCCGGGCGGGCCTTCGCCGATGCGGGGCTGCCCGAGGTCGCCGCGGCCGAGCCGCCGTCGGTGGAGGCCCTGGAGGGCCACGCCGCCGACGGCCGGTGCGCGGTGGCCGTCGACGACGACGAGCGTCCGGTGGGCTACGTCATCGTCGACCGGGTCGACGCCTGCGCCCACGTCGAGCAGGTCTCCGTCGACCCCGACCACCAGGGCCAGGGGATCGGCCGGGCCCTCATGGCGTGGGCCGAGGAGTGGGCCCGGGCCGACGGCCGCCAGGGCGTCACCCTGACCACGTTCCGGGACGTGCCGTGGAACGCCCCGCTCTACGAGCGGCTCGGCTACCGCGTCCTGCCCGCCGACGAGGTCGGGCCCGGGCTCATGACCGTCGTGTCCGACGAGGCCGCCCAGGGCCTCGACCCGGCCGCCCGCGTCTGCATGCACAAGGACCTGTCGCCCGCCCCCTCGTGA